Proteins from one Burkholderia oklahomensis C6786 genomic window:
- a CDS encoding RNA polymerase sigma factor FliA — translation MMYNAQGKISQDEVLTQYAPLVRRLGLQLVAKMPASVDLDDLIQAGMIGLLDAASRYKEDQGAQFETYATQRIRGAMLDELRSNDWLPRSLRKTSREVEHAVHQVEQRLGRSANETEVAAHLQMPLGEYQSMLQDLHGSQLVYYEDFDRSADDEPFLDRYRADHADPLSALLDDHLRSALVDAIEHLPEREKLLMSLYYERGLNLREIGAVLEVSESRVCQLHSQAVARLRAKLREQAWVGTES, via the coding sequence ATGATGTATAACGCTCAAGGCAAGATTTCCCAGGACGAAGTGCTGACGCAATACGCGCCGCTCGTGCGTCGTCTCGGCCTGCAGCTCGTCGCGAAGATGCCGGCGAGCGTGGACCTCGACGACCTGATCCAGGCCGGCATGATCGGCCTGCTCGACGCGGCGAGCCGCTACAAGGAAGACCAGGGCGCGCAGTTCGAGACCTACGCGACGCAGCGGATCCGCGGCGCGATGCTCGACGAGCTGCGCAGCAACGACTGGCTGCCGCGCAGCCTGCGCAAGACCTCGCGTGAGGTCGAGCACGCGGTTCACCAGGTCGAGCAGCGGCTCGGCCGCTCGGCGAACGAAACGGAAGTCGCCGCGCATCTGCAGATGCCGCTCGGCGAATACCAGTCGATGCTGCAGGATCTGCACGGCAGCCAGCTCGTCTATTACGAGGATTTCGACCGCTCGGCCGACGACGAGCCGTTCCTCGACCGCTACCGCGCCGACCATGCCGATCCGCTGTCCGCGCTGCTCGACGATCATCTGCGCAGCGCGCTCGTCGACGCGATCGAGCACCTGCCCGAGCGCGAGAAGCTGCTGATGTCGCTGTACTACGAGCGCGGCCTGAACCTGCGCGAGATCGGCGCGGTGCTCGAGGTGAGCGAGTCGCGCGTGTGCCAGCTGCACAGCCAGGCGGTCGCGCGCCTGCGCGCGAAGCTGCGCGAGCAGGCGTGGGTCGGCACGGAGAGCTGA
- a CDS encoding amidase, translated as MTVQSDYLSHDAIGLAQLVARREASARELLDAAIGRAEALNPALNAIVLNDYAAARDRATNGALDGPLAGVPYLVKDLGSAVGGLPLSLGSRHYRHYVPAEDSPLVARTKAAGLNIFGKTNTSELGQMPYTEPALFGACRNPWNLDHTPGGSSGGSAAAVAAGIVPLAHASDGGGSIRIPASCCGLFGFKPSRDPALAPWPVPGEIVVEHAVSRSVRDSALLLDITTGRAAPGRLDAAGAPDTYLGALDAPPPALKIGYVTDPMLAPALSADVLDALDGAASLAASLGHNVEPMSLNLDFAQINEVFLTIWATIAGELVLGAEKITGRKPARAEFEPATWAMAQVGRRLARERLPHMLELQRQITARVAGLVSRYDVILCATLAAPPIKIGEMQPTPFETRQMEMLGVLPVKPLLKRMLAEASQKAFAWAGCTELFNLTGQPAMSVPLHWTPRGLPVGVQFVARHGDDARLFKLARQLELARPWFDKRPPLARAQA; from the coding sequence ATGACCGTGCAGTCCGACTATCTGTCTCACGACGCAATCGGTCTCGCGCAGCTCGTCGCACGGCGCGAAGCCAGCGCGCGCGAGTTGCTCGACGCCGCGATCGGCCGCGCGGAAGCGCTCAATCCGGCGCTCAACGCGATCGTGCTGAACGACTACGCGGCCGCGCGCGACCGCGCGACGAATGGCGCGCTCGACGGGCCGCTCGCCGGCGTGCCGTATCTCGTCAAGGATCTCGGCTCCGCGGTGGGCGGGCTGCCGCTGTCGCTCGGCAGCCGCCACTATCGCCACTACGTGCCGGCCGAAGATTCGCCGCTCGTCGCCCGGACGAAGGCGGCCGGGCTCAACATCTTCGGCAAGACCAACACGTCCGAACTTGGGCAGATGCCGTACACCGAGCCCGCGCTGTTCGGTGCGTGCCGCAACCCGTGGAATCTCGATCACACGCCGGGCGGCTCGAGCGGCGGCTCGGCGGCGGCCGTGGCCGCGGGCATCGTGCCGCTCGCGCACGCGTCCGACGGCGGCGGCTCGATCCGGATTCCCGCGTCGTGCTGCGGCCTGTTCGGCTTCAAGCCGTCGCGCGATCCGGCGCTCGCGCCGTGGCCCGTGCCGGGCGAGATCGTCGTCGAGCATGCGGTCTCGCGCAGCGTGCGCGACAGCGCGCTCCTCCTCGACATCACCACGGGACGGGCCGCGCCGGGCAGGCTCGATGCCGCCGGCGCGCCCGACACGTATCTCGGCGCGCTCGACGCGCCGCCGCCCGCGCTCAAGATCGGCTACGTAACGGACCCGATGCTCGCGCCGGCGCTGTCCGCCGACGTGCTCGACGCGCTCGACGGCGCCGCGTCGCTCGCCGCATCGCTCGGGCATAACGTCGAGCCGATGTCGCTCAATCTCGACTTCGCGCAGATCAACGAGGTGTTCCTGACGATCTGGGCGACGATCGCCGGCGAACTCGTGCTCGGCGCGGAAAAAATCACCGGACGCAAGCCCGCGCGCGCCGAATTCGAGCCCGCGACCTGGGCGATGGCGCAGGTCGGCCGCCGGCTCGCGCGCGAGCGGCTGCCGCACATGCTCGAGCTGCAGCGGCAGATCACCGCGCGCGTCGCGGGCCTCGTGTCGCGCTACGACGTGATCCTGTGCGCGACGCTCGCCGCGCCGCCGATCAAGATCGGCGAGATGCAGCCGACGCCGTTCGAGACGCGGCAGATGGAGATGCTCGGCGTGCTGCCGGTGAAGCCGCTGCTCAAGCGGATGCTCGCGGAGGCGTCGCAGAAGGCGTTCGCGTGGGCGGGCTGCACCGAACTCTTCAATCTGACCGGGCAGCCGGCGATGTCGGTGCCGCTGCATTGGACGCCGCGCGGGCTGCCGGTCGGCGTCCAGTTCGTCGCGCGCCACGGCGACGACGCCCGGCTCTTCAAGCTCGCGCGGCAGCTCGAGCTCGCGCGCCCGTGGTTCGACAAGCGGCCGCCGCTCGCGCGCGCGCAGGCATGA
- the flhB gene encoding flagellar biosynthesis protein FlhB yields MAEDSDLERTEAATPKRREKAREEGQVARSRELASFALLSAGFYGAWLLSGPISEHLRTMLHAAFSFDRATAFDTHRMLSHAGSLSLEGLYALAPLLALTGVAALAAPMALGGWLVSTKTFELKFERLNPITGLGRIFSIQGPIQLGMSIAKTLVVGGIGGAAIWRSKDELLGLATQPLHAALADALHLVAVCCGMTVAGMLVVAGLDVPYQLWQYNKKLRMTKEEVKREHRENEGDPHVKGRIRQQQRAMARRRMMANVPTADVVVTNPTHFAVALKYTDGEMRAPKVVAKGVNLVAGRIRALAAEHHVPLLEAPPLARALYHNVDLEREIPGTLYSAVAEVLAWVYQLKRFRAEGGIAPETPVDLEVPAELDKGAHVAPEDEQEEAEDALGRAAGGAA; encoded by the coding sequence GTGGCAGAGGACAGCGATCTCGAACGGACAGAAGCCGCGACTCCCAAGCGCCGCGAGAAGGCGCGCGAGGAGGGGCAGGTCGCGCGCTCGCGCGAGCTGGCTTCGTTCGCGCTGCTGTCGGCGGGCTTCTACGGCGCGTGGCTCCTGTCCGGCCCGATCAGCGAGCATCTGCGCACGATGCTGCACGCGGCGTTCTCGTTCGACCGCGCCACCGCGTTCGACACCCACCGGATGCTGTCGCACGCGGGCAGCCTGAGCCTGGAAGGTCTCTATGCGCTCGCGCCCTTGCTCGCGCTGACGGGCGTCGCCGCGCTCGCCGCGCCGATGGCGCTCGGCGGCTGGCTCGTGTCGACGAAGACGTTCGAGCTGAAGTTCGAGCGCCTGAATCCGATCACGGGCCTCGGCCGCATTTTCTCGATTCAGGGGCCGATCCAGCTCGGGATGTCGATCGCGAAGACGCTCGTCGTCGGCGGCATCGGCGGCGCCGCGATCTGGCGCAGCAAGGACGAATTGCTCGGCCTCGCGACGCAGCCGCTCCACGCGGCGCTCGCCGACGCGCTGCATCTCGTCGCCGTGTGCTGCGGGATGACGGTCGCGGGAATGCTCGTCGTCGCGGGCCTCGACGTGCCGTATCAACTCTGGCAGTACAACAAGAAGCTGCGCATGACGAAGGAAGAAGTGAAGCGCGAACACCGCGAGAACGAAGGCGATCCGCACGTGAAGGGCCGGATCCGCCAGCAGCAGCGCGCGATGGCGCGCCGCCGGATGATGGCGAACGTGCCGACGGCCGACGTCGTCGTCACGAACCCGACGCACTTCGCGGTCGCGCTCAAGTACACGGACGGCGAGATGCGCGCGCCGAAGGTCGTCGCGAAGGGCGTGAACCTCGTCGCCGGGCGGATCCGCGCGCTCGCGGCCGAGCACCACGTGCCGCTCCTCGAAGCGCCGCCGCTCGCTCGCGCGCTCTATCACAATGTCGATCTCGAACGCGAGATTCCGGGCACGCTGTATTCGGCCGTCGCCGAAGTGCTCGCGTGGGTGTATCAGCTGAAGCGCTTCCGCGCCGAAGGCGGAATCGCGCCCGAGACGCCCGTCGATCTCGAGGTGCCCGCCGAGCTCGACAAGGGCGCGCACGTCGCGCCCGAAGACGAGCAGGAAGAAGCCGAAGACGCGCTCGGCCGCGCCGCCGGAGGTGCCGCATGA
- the flhA gene encoding flagellar biosynthesis protein FlhA produces the protein MNMPAGFLGKRSQLLAGTNLRALAGPILICMILGMMILPLPPLLLDLFFTFNIALSVMVLLVSMYTMKPLDFAAFPSVLLFSTLLRLSLNVASTRVVLLEGHTGPDAAGQVIEAFGHFLVGGNFAVGIVVFVILMIINFMVITKGAGRIAEVSARFTLDAMPGKQMAIDADLNAGLINEEQAKKRRQAVAQEAEFYGSMDGASKFVRGDAIAGLIIMAINVIGGLIVGMLQHDMSFAAAGKNYTLLTIGDGLVAQIPSLVISTAAGVIVSRVATDEDIGTQLTTQLFTNPRVLMITGSIIVLMGLIPNMPHFAFLLLGAGAIWLSRTLTKREAAKKAAGMVAEIAPPAALPADSHEATWEDVTLIDPLGLEVGYRLIPLVDKNTDGELLKRIKSIRKKFAQEIGFLPPVIHIRDNLELRPNAYRIALKGVEVGVGEAYPGQWLAINPGQVTAALPGAPTQDPAFGLPAVWIDMSLREQAQVYGYTVVDASTVVATHLNHLVVQHAAELLGRQEVQALIERTGKDAPSLVEDLVPKTVSLTTLQKVLQNLLDEGVPIRDMRTIVEAVSEQAGRITDPYELTAAVRLALGRAITQQWYPGAGEMQVMGLDANLERVLSQALATGANPGLEPGLAHTLLIGTQDAMLRQQNMGLPPVLLVQHALRAMLARFLRRSLPQLKVLSYAEVPDTRTIKVVNVIGGTA, from the coding sequence ATGAACATGCCGGCCGGTTTCCTCGGCAAGCGCTCGCAGCTCCTGGCGGGCACGAACCTGCGCGCGCTCGCGGGCCCGATCCTCATCTGCATGATTCTCGGGATGATGATCCTGCCGCTGCCGCCGCTGCTGCTCGATCTGTTCTTCACGTTCAACATCGCGCTGTCGGTGATGGTGCTGCTCGTCAGCATGTACACGATGAAGCCGCTCGACTTCGCCGCGTTCCCGAGCGTGCTGCTGTTCTCGACGCTCTTGCGCCTGTCGCTGAACGTCGCGTCGACGCGCGTCGTGCTGCTCGAAGGCCACACGGGCCCCGACGCGGCCGGCCAGGTGATCGAGGCGTTCGGCCACTTCCTCGTCGGCGGCAACTTCGCGGTCGGCATCGTCGTGTTCGTGATCCTGATGATCATCAACTTCATGGTGATCACGAAGGGCGCGGGCCGGATCGCCGAAGTGTCCGCGCGCTTCACGCTCGACGCGATGCCCGGCAAGCAGATGGCGATCGACGCCGACCTGAACGCCGGCCTCATCAACGAAGAGCAGGCGAAGAAGCGCCGCCAGGCGGTCGCGCAGGAAGCGGAGTTCTACGGGTCGATGGACGGCGCGTCGAAGTTCGTGCGCGGCGACGCGATCGCGGGCCTCATCATCATGGCGATCAACGTGATCGGCGGCCTGATCGTCGGGATGCTCCAGCACGACATGAGCTTCGCCGCGGCGGGCAAGAACTACACGCTGCTCACGATCGGCGACGGCCTCGTCGCGCAGATCCCGTCGCTCGTGATCTCGACCGCGGCGGGCGTGATCGTGTCGCGCGTCGCGACCGACGAGGACATCGGCACGCAGCTCACGACGCAGCTCTTCACGAACCCGCGCGTCCTGATGATCACGGGCTCGATCATCGTGCTGATGGGCCTCATCCCGAACATGCCGCACTTCGCGTTCCTGCTGCTCGGCGCCGGCGCGATCTGGCTGTCGCGCACGCTGACGAAGCGCGAAGCCGCGAAGAAAGCGGCGGGCATGGTCGCCGAGATCGCGCCGCCGGCGGCGCTGCCGGCCGACAGCCACGAAGCGACGTGGGAAGATGTCACGCTCATCGATCCGCTCGGCCTCGAAGTCGGCTATCGGCTGATTCCGCTCGTCGACAAGAACACCGACGGCGAGCTGCTCAAGCGGATCAAGAGCATCCGCAAGAAGTTCGCGCAGGAAATCGGCTTCCTGCCGCCCGTCATCCATATCCGCGACAACCTCGAGCTGCGTCCGAACGCTTACCGGATCGCGCTGAAGGGCGTCGAGGTCGGCGTCGGCGAAGCGTATCCGGGCCAGTGGCTCGCGATCAATCCGGGCCAGGTGACGGCCGCGCTGCCCGGCGCGCCGACGCAGGATCCGGCGTTCGGGCTGCCCGCCGTCTGGATCGACATGTCGCTGCGCGAGCAGGCGCAGGTGTACGGCTATACGGTCGTCGACGCGAGCACGGTCGTCGCGACGCACCTCAACCACCTCGTCGTCCAGCACGCGGCCGAGCTGCTCGGCCGCCAGGAAGTGCAGGCGCTCATCGAGCGGACCGGCAAGGATGCGCCGTCGCTCGTCGAGGACCTCGTGCCGAAGACGGTCTCGCTCACGACGCTGCAGAAGGTGCTGCAGAACCTGCTCGACGAAGGCGTGCCGATCCGCGACATGCGCACGATCGTCGAGGCCGTGTCCGAGCAGGCGGGCCGCATCACCGATCCGTACGAGCTCACGGCCGCCGTGCGTCTCGCGCTCGGCCGCGCGATCACCCAGCAGTGGTATCCGGGCGCGGGCGAGATGCAGGTGATGGGGCTCGACGCGAATCTCGAGCGCGTGCTGTCGCAGGCGCTCGCCACCGGCGCGAATCCGGGCCTCGAGCCGGGCCTCGCGCACACGCTGCTCATCGGCACGCAAGACGCGATGCTGCGTCAACAGAACATGGGGCTGCCGCCCGTGCTGCTCGTCCAGCACGCGCTGCGCGCGATGCTCGCGCGCTTCCTGCGGCGCAGCCTGCCGCAATTGAAAGTGCTGTCCTACGCCGAAGTGCCGGACACGCGCACGATCAAGGTCGTTAACGTCATCGGGGGTACCGCTTGA
- a CDS encoding phage holin family protein has translation MTVILTWIINALALLIITYLVPSIHIKSFGTALIVAVVLGLINAVIRPILILLTLPVTIVTLGLFILVVNALCFWLASSLLKGFEVSGFWSAFFGSILYSIVSWLLSALIFGQRNIG, from the coding sequence ATGACCGTCATCCTGACCTGGATCATCAACGCGCTCGCGCTCTTGATCATCACGTACCTCGTGCCGTCGATCCACATCAAGAGCTTCGGCACGGCGCTCATCGTGGCGGTCGTGCTGGGCCTCATCAACGCGGTGATCCGGCCGATCCTGATCCTGCTCACGCTGCCCGTGACGATCGTCACGCTCGGCCTCTTCATCCTCGTCGTGAACGCGCTGTGCTTCTGGCTCGCGTCGTCGCTGCTGAAGGGCTTCGAAGTGTCGGGATTCTGGTCCGCGTTCTTCGGTTCGATCCTGTACAGCATCGTGTCGTGGCTGCTGTCCGCCCTGATCTTCGGTCAGCGCAACATCGGCTGA
- the metF gene encoding methylenetetrahydrofolate reductase [NAD(P)H]: MNPIELSFEFFPPKTVEGVDKLRATRAQLAPLKPKFVSVTFGAGGSTQQGTLDTVLDMQKAGLEAAPHLSCIGSSKDSLRAILDQYRSHGIRHIVALRGDLPSGMGEVGELRYASELVSFIRAEHGDWFRIEVAAYPEYHPQARSPKADLENFARKVKAGANAAITQYFYNADAYFRFVEDAAKLGVDVPIVPGIMPITNFSQLMRFSEMCGAEVPRWVARRLESFGDDKDSIRAFGADVVTGLCRRLIDAGVPGLHFYTLNGAAATKIVCERLGL; encoded by the coding sequence ATGAACCCGATCGAACTTTCCTTTGAATTCTTTCCGCCGAAGACGGTGGAAGGCGTCGACAAGCTGCGCGCGACGCGCGCGCAGCTCGCGCCGCTCAAGCCGAAATTCGTGTCCGTCACGTTCGGCGCGGGCGGCTCGACGCAGCAAGGCACGCTCGACACCGTGCTCGACATGCAGAAAGCGGGGCTCGAAGCCGCGCCGCACCTGTCGTGCATCGGTTCGTCGAAGGACAGCCTGCGCGCGATTCTCGACCAGTACCGCTCGCACGGCATCCGCCACATCGTCGCGCTGCGCGGCGATTTGCCGTCCGGCATGGGCGAGGTGGGCGAGCTGCGCTATGCGTCCGAGCTCGTCAGCTTCATCCGCGCCGAGCACGGCGACTGGTTCCGGATCGAAGTCGCCGCGTATCCGGAGTACCACCCGCAGGCCCGCTCGCCGAAGGCCGATCTCGAGAACTTCGCGCGCAAGGTGAAGGCGGGCGCGAACGCCGCGATCACGCAGTACTTCTACAACGCGGACGCGTACTTCCGCTTCGTCGAGGACGCGGCGAAGCTCGGCGTCGACGTGCCGATCGTGCCCGGCATCATGCCGATCACGAACTTCTCGCAGCTCATGCGCTTTTCCGAGATGTGCGGCGCCGAAGTGCCGCGCTGGGTCGCGCGCCGGCTCGAGAGCTTCGGCGACGACAAGGACTCGATCCGCGCGTTCGGCGCGGACGTCGTCACGGGTCTTTGCCGGCGGCTGATCGACGCAGGCGTGCCCGGCCTGCACTTCTACACGCTGAACGGCGCGGCGGCGACGAAGATCGTCTGCGAGCGGCTGGGTCTCTGA
- a CDS encoding flagellar biosynthesis protein FlhG: MDKRITDQAEGLRRLLAGRASRVVAVTGGPSGVGCTSTVANLAAALTALGKDVLVVDERANVRSISATLCGSWLRDGEPVRHELGFAICEASRLARGGYSETQLATLGDGAADIVLIDAQLDANGALSALARDAHDVLVVTRVSASAITEAYACMKRLHYAHALAQFRVLTNHVQSAADARAAYENLAGVASRYLRVSLSDAGCVAADQLIERARGLAHTVVDAFPSAAAARDYRQIAADLLYWPMRPGPGVGRVRTGSSAFERGAAHAA, encoded by the coding sequence TTGGATAAGCGCATTACCGACCAGGCTGAAGGATTGCGGCGCCTGCTCGCCGGACGCGCGTCGCGCGTCGTCGCGGTGACGGGCGGACCGTCGGGCGTCGGCTGCACGTCGACGGTCGCCAATCTCGCCGCGGCGCTGACCGCGCTCGGCAAGGACGTGCTCGTCGTCGACGAGCGCGCGAACGTCCGCTCGATCTCGGCGACGCTGTGCGGCTCGTGGCTGCGCGACGGCGAGCCGGTGCGGCACGAGCTCGGATTCGCGATATGCGAGGCGTCGCGGCTCGCGCGCGGCGGCTACAGCGAGACGCAGCTCGCGACGCTCGGCGACGGCGCGGCGGACATCGTGCTGATCGACGCGCAGCTCGACGCGAACGGCGCGCTGTCGGCGCTCGCGCGCGACGCGCACGACGTGCTCGTCGTCACGCGCGTGTCGGCGTCGGCGATCACCGAGGCGTACGCGTGCATGAAGCGGCTGCATTACGCGCATGCGCTCGCGCAGTTCCGCGTGCTGACGAATCACGTGCAGAGCGCCGCCGACGCGAGGGCCGCATACGAGAACCTCGCCGGCGTCGCGAGCCGCTATCTGCGGGTGTCGCTGTCGGACGCCGGGTGCGTCGCCGCCGATCAGTTGATCGAACGCGCGCGCGGGCTCGCGCACACGGTGGTGGACGCGTTTCCGTCGGCGGCGGCGGCGCGCGATTACCGGCAGATCGCCGCCGATCTGCTGTATTGGCCGATGCGCCCGGGTCCGGGCGTCGGCCGGGTCCGGACGGGAAGTTCGGCGTTTGAACGGGGTGCGGCTCATGCCGCCTGA
- the ahcY gene encoding adenosylhomocysteinase — translation MNAAVIDSNSSQDYVVADIALAGWGRKELNIAETEMPGLVQIRDEYKAQQPLKGARIAGSLHMTIQTGVLIETLKALGADVRWASCNIFSTQDHAAAAIVEAGTPVFAFKGESLDEYWEFTHRIFEWPNGEFANMILDDGGDATLLLILGSKAEQDRSVIAKPTNEEEVALFKAIARHLEVDGNWYSKRLSHIKGVTEETTTGVHRLYQMEKDGRLPFPAFNVNDSVTKSKFDNLYGCRESLVDGIKRATDVMIAGKVAVVAGYGDVGKGCAQSLRGLGATVWITEIDPICALQAAMEGYRVVTMEYAADKADIFVTATGNYHVIGHDHMKAMRHNAIVCNIGHFDSEIDVASTRQYQWENIKPQVDHIIFPDGKRVILLAEGRLVNLGCATGHPSFVMSNSFANQTLAQIELFVRGDQYENKVYVLPKHLDEKVARLHLARIGAQLSELSDDQASYIGVPKAGPFKPDHYRY, via the coding sequence ATGAACGCCGCTGTCATCGATTCCAATTCCTCGCAAGATTACGTCGTCGCCGATATCGCGCTTGCCGGCTGGGGCCGCAAGGAGCTGAACATCGCCGAGACCGAGATGCCCGGCCTCGTGCAGATCCGCGACGAATACAAGGCGCAGCAGCCGCTCAAGGGCGCGCGCATCGCCGGTTCGCTGCACATGACGATCCAGACGGGCGTGCTGATCGAGACGCTGAAGGCGCTCGGCGCCGATGTCCGCTGGGCGTCGTGCAACATCTTCTCGACGCAGGATCACGCGGCGGCCGCGATCGTCGAAGCCGGCACGCCGGTGTTCGCGTTCAAGGGCGAGTCGCTCGACGAATACTGGGAGTTCACGCACCGCATCTTCGAATGGCCGAACGGCGAGTTCGCGAACATGATCCTCGACGACGGCGGCGATGCGACGCTGCTCCTCATCCTCGGCTCGAAGGCCGAGCAGGACCGCTCGGTGATCGCGAAGCCGACCAACGAGGAAGAAGTCGCGCTCTTCAAGGCGATCGCGCGCCACCTCGAAGTCGACGGCAACTGGTACTCGAAGCGCCTGTCGCACATCAAGGGCGTGACCGAAGAGACGACGACGGGCGTGCACCGCCTGTATCAGATGGAAAAGGACGGCCGCCTGCCGTTCCCGGCGTTCAACGTGAACGATTCGGTGACGAAGTCGAAGTTCGACAACCTGTACGGCTGCCGCGAGTCGCTCGTCGACGGCATCAAGCGCGCGACCGACGTGATGATCGCGGGCAAGGTCGCGGTCGTCGCGGGCTACGGCGACGTGGGCAAGGGCTGCGCGCAATCGCTGCGCGGCCTCGGCGCGACCGTGTGGATCACCGAAATCGATCCGATCTGCGCGCTGCAGGCGGCGATGGAAGGCTACCGCGTCGTGACGATGGAATACGCGGCCGACAAGGCCGATATCTTCGTGACCGCGACCGGCAACTACCACGTGATCGGCCACGATCACATGAAGGCGATGCGCCACAACGCGATCGTCTGCAACATCGGCCACTTCGACTCGGAAATCGACGTCGCGTCGACCCGCCAGTACCAGTGGGAGAACATCAAGCCGCAGGTCGACCACATCATCTTCCCGGACGGCAAGCGCGTGATCCTGCTGGCAGAAGGCCGCCTCGTGAACCTCGGCTGCGCGACCGGCCACCCGTCGTTCGTGATGTCGAATTCGTTCGCGAACCAGACGCTCGCGCAGATCGAGCTGTTCGTGCGCGGCGATCAGTACGAGAACAAGGTGTACGTGCTGCCGAAGCATCTCGACGAGAAGGTCGCGCGCCTGCACCTCGCGCGCATCGGCGCGCAGCTCTCCGAGCTGTCCGACGATCAGGCGTCGTACATCGGCGTGCCGAAGGCGGGCCCGTTCAAGCCGGATCACTATCGTTACTGA
- the flhF gene encoding flagellar biosynthesis protein FlhF, whose product MNIRKFIGPTSRDALRLVREAMGADAAVLSNRTLDDGRVEIVALPAAELVEISTRRAAAEAAHGAAQPQALRQPAHHPSSAPSFASPAASVIVPSAGASASRAAANPYAAGGIPDVFSSVFGASVDAAADDDAPSAVAQPAAAPSEPAPWLVEHAKRLTKQHEELVARPRAATAAQHAPRERAAADEPPEWARDIVRNTARRLPADDATTSRPAALRLPEDAATVVADAVKARIERIVNDTVMQELGSLRELMEEQFAGLMWNERQRRNPVHGALTKYLFAAGFSAQLVRMVVDNLPEGVGYDTLDAAADWAHTVLAANLPVLDSEDALMERGGVFALMGPTGVGKTTTTAKLAARCVMRFGASKVALLTTDSYRIGGHEQLRIFGKILGVPVHAVKDGGDLQLALAELRNKHMVLIDTIGMSQRDRMVSDQIAMLYGADTPVQRLLLLNATSHGDTLNEVVQAYRSAAGQPEAALPDLAGCILTKLDEASNLGGVLDTVIRYKLPVHYVSTGQKVPENLYVATKKFLLKSAFCAPREDSPFVPHDDDLPAMLSALSARAGNELHEVRFG is encoded by the coding sequence TTGAACATTCGCAAATTCATTGGTCCGACGAGCCGCGACGCGCTGCGCCTCGTGCGCGAAGCGATGGGCGCCGACGCGGCGGTGCTGTCCAACCGGACGCTCGACGACGGCCGTGTCGAGATCGTCGCGCTGCCCGCCGCCGAGCTCGTCGAAATCTCGACGCGGCGCGCGGCCGCCGAAGCCGCGCACGGCGCGGCCCAGCCGCAAGCGCTCCGCCAGCCGGCGCACCATCCGTCTTCGGCGCCGTCGTTCGCGTCGCCCGCCGCATCGGTCATCGTTCCTTCGGCGGGCGCGTCGGCGTCGCGCGCCGCCGCGAATCCGTACGCGGCGGGCGGCATCCCCGACGTGTTCTCGTCGGTGTTCGGCGCGAGCGTCGATGCGGCGGCCGACGACGATGCGCCGTCCGCCGTCGCGCAGCCGGCCGCTGCGCCGTCCGAACCCGCGCCGTGGCTCGTCGAGCATGCGAAGCGGCTGACGAAGCAGCACGAGGAGCTCGTCGCGCGTCCGCGCGCGGCAACGGCCGCGCAGCACGCGCCGCGCGAGCGCGCGGCCGCCGACGAGCCGCCCGAATGGGCGCGCGACATCGTGCGCAACACCGCGCGCCGGCTGCCGGCCGACGATGCGACGACGTCGAGGCCCGCGGCGCTGCGCCTGCCCGAGGACGCGGCGACCGTCGTCGCGGACGCGGTGAAGGCGCGCATCGAGCGCATCGTCAACGACACGGTGATGCAGGAGCTCGGCTCGCTGCGCGAGCTGATGGAAGAGCAGTTCGCGGGCCTGATGTGGAACGAGCGCCAGCGCCGCAATCCGGTGCACGGCGCGCTGACGAAATACCTGTTCGCTGCGGGCTTTTCCGCGCAGCTCGTGCGGATGGTCGTCGACAACCTGCCGGAAGGCGTCGGCTACGACACGCTCGACGCGGCGGCCGACTGGGCGCACACGGTGCTCGCGGCGAACCTGCCCGTGCTCGACAGCGAGGACGCGCTGATGGAGCGCGGCGGCGTGTTCGCGCTGATGGGGCCGACGGGCGTCGGCAAGACGACGACGACCGCGAAGCTCGCGGCGCGCTGCGTGATGCGCTTCGGCGCGAGCAAGGTCGCGCTCTTGACGACGGACAGCTACCGGATCGGCGGCCACGAGCAACTGCGCATCTTCGGCAAGATCCTCGGCGTGCCGGTGCACGCGGTGAAGGACGGCGGCGATCTGCAGCTCGCGCTCGCCGAGCTGCGCAACAAGCACATGGTGCTGATCGACACGATCGGCATGAGCCAGCGCGACCGCATGGTGTCCGACCAGATCGCGATGCTGTACGGCGCGGACACGCCGGTGCAGCGCCTGCTGCTGCTGAACGCGACGAGCCACGGCGACACGCTGAACGAAGTCGTGCAGGCGTACCGCAGCGCGGCCGGCCAGCCTGAAGCGGCTCTGCCGGATCTCGCCGGCTGCATCCTGACGAAGCTCGACGAGGCGAGCAACCTGGGCGGCGTGCTCGACACGGTGATCCGCTACAAGCTGCCGGTGCACTACGTGTCGACCGGCCAGAAGGTGCCCGAGAACCTGTACGTCGCGACGAAGAAATTCCTGCTGAAGAGCGCGTTCTGCGCGCCGCGCGAGGATTCGCCGTTCGTGCCGCACGACGACGATCTTCCGGCGATGCTGTCCGCGTTGAGCGCGCGCGCCGGCAACGAACTGCACGAGGTCCGCTTTGGATAA